The DNA region TGCGATATCTATCCAGCCGCCGTAATACCCGGCTATCGCCCCAAGGATTATGCCTATGGTAATATAGATGGAAACCGCAACAAATCCCACGGAGAGAGAAATTCTGGCGCCGAAGACTATCCTTGAAAATACGTCGCGGCCCTGATCATCGGTACCGAAGAGATGCGCAAGGCTCGGGGCTTTGAGCACCGAATCAAGGTCGTAGGCGTTCGGATTGTACGGAGCGATCATGGGGGCAAAGATGGCGACGATAAAAAGAAGGACAATAACAGCAAGACCCGTCAGGGCCAGCTTGTTCCTCTTCAATTGATGCCAGACCATTGCCCAATATGACATATCATTTACCTTCGAAACTGATCCTCGGATCTACGACCACATACATGATATCCGCTATCAATATACTTATCAGCGTCAGTGATGCATCTATCGCCGCTATCGCCATTATGGTCGGATAGTCGCGAGCAAGCACCGACTCAAAAGAGAGCCTCCCCATTCCTGGGATAGAGAATATCTGTTCTATTATAACGCTTCCGCCCAGGAGCGCCGGAAGCAGCGTGCTCATAAGGGTCAAAAGCGGTATCATGGCATTACGAAGCGCATGTTTCCCGATGACCGTCAGTTCAGAAAGTCCCTTCGCACGCGCTGTTCTTATATAATCCTGCCTTATCACCTCTAAAATAGACGCCCTTGAAAATCGCGAAAGAAAAGCAAGCCCGCCGTAGACAAGACACGTGACCGGCAGGACAAGGTGCCAGGCTATGTTGCCGACAAGTCCGTACCATGGAAGCGACTCTGCACCATCTGACATAAAACCTACTATCGGGAACCAGTTGAAATAATCACCGCCCCCCAAAAAGACTATCAAAAGCGTCGCCACCCAGAAAGAGGGGAGCGAATAAAGAACGAACAAAGAAAATGTTGTAAGTTTATCCATGAGACTTTTGGGATGAAGCGCCGAGAATATACCCAAAGGTATGGATATTATGTATATGATGAATATCGAGATAATGTTCAGCGTAAGCGTTATCGGAAGTGTCTCGACTATCTTGTCCATCACCGGCCTGTGGTCCTTGAAGGAATCGCCAAAATCGAGCGTGAACATCCTTTTCATCCACAGGCCGTACTGAACATGAAGCGGCTTATCCAGGCCATAGAGCTTTTTGGTCTCGGCGATGACCGTTTTTGCGAACGCCTCGGTCTTAAGTCCGGGGCCGCCCGTCTGCATCTTTAGAGATACCGGATCACCGGGCGCCAGCTGAATGATGGCGAACGTGATTATGGTGATCCCGATGAAGGTCGGGACGATCAAAAGCAGTCTTTTGGCAATATAGCTCAGCATTCTTCCAACACCCTTCTAGCCTCCTGCTTCTTGCTTCTCCACGGGTTACTCACTTACCACCGTGGTATCTATTCCCCACTCCCTTATATCAACCCCAACCTTATATAATTTAACATTTGTGAAACGTTTTGAATAGGCAAGAAGTGTCGCCGGATTGAACAGAAAAGTGTAAGGTTGCTCAATATGGAGGATCATCTGCAGCCTCTTGTAAAGTTCATCCCGCTTCTCTTTGTCGAACTCCACGCGTATCGCCTCTATCACCTCATCGGCCTCTTTATTGGAAAACCCTACATAATTGGAGCCGTCCTCTATCTGCGACGAATGCCACAGCTGATAAGGGTCGTTCTCAAAGGGGACCGACCACGCAAGCGTTATCGCGTCAAATGAGCGTTCGTCTATCACCTTTATCAGGGCGTTGAACTCGAGCCCCTTCATGTTCATAACGATGCCTGTCTTTGAGAGATCTTCTCTAAGCATTGTCCCGATCCTCGACGCAGAAACAGAAGAGGCCACATAACAGTAATCGAACTTGAAGGGGATGCCGTCCTTGTCGCGAATACCATCGCCGTCGTGATCGATCCAGCCGGCCTCGTCCAAAAGCTTGGCAGCGGCCTTGGGATCAAAAGGGTCGGGTTTTATATTGTGACCATAAGAATCGCTGAAATAATATTGAGGCCCCTCAACGACAATGCCAAGGCCGAAGGATAGTTTTTCGAGGATCTTCTGCTTATCTATCATCATCGACATGGCACGCCTTACGCGGGCATCGCTAAAAAAGGGTTTTTTGATGTTCCAGCCGATATACGAATATTGCGGGAGGTAATATTTGACCTTATTAAATCGAGCGTTAAAGGCCCTGGAGCCTGTAGAGCGCTCCCACTGAATGGCACGAAGCTCTGCCATATCTATCTCGCCTTTTTTGAGTTGCTGTAACGGGACGGTCGAATCCTCTATTATCTGAAAGACAAGGCCTTTGAGCTCCGGCGGCTTCTTCCAGTAGGACCCGTTGCTCTCCAGAACTATCTTTCGTTTGGTCTTCCATTCTTTAAAAATGTAGGGGCCCGTTCCGATCGGATTACGATTGGCGGGATGTTTGTTAAAATCGGTCCCGTCGTCAAAGATATGTTTTGGGACTATTGATATCCCGCCGCAGACAAGGAGCCCCCTGAAATATGGTTTTTTATATACGAACTTGACCGAATGGTCAGAGAGTTTTTCTACATTTTCAATGTCACCAAGCCCTGCCCTGTATACCGCGGCATCCACTTTTGGGTCCATTATCACGCTGTACGAGTAGATAATATCGTCCGCCGTGAACGGGTAGCCATCCTGCCACTTGACGTCCTTTCTTAGATTAAACGTGTAGGTATGATGGTCCTCTGAAACCTCCCAGCTCTCCGCAAGGAGAGGCTTGTATTCAAGCGTTTCATTATCGAGGTCCAAAAGCGTTTCATAGATATATCCTAGCACCTGATAGGCGTTGGAATCGGTCGCAAGTATGGGGTTCAAGATCCCGGGTTCGGAATTGATCTGCATGATAAGGACGCCGGGGTCCTTGGCCACCTTAAAAGTGCAGGATAAGATTAAGATCAAAGCGAACAATACTGTTCGGGCAAGGCCGCTCAAAACGGGGCGAAGTCGAGAACCGAGTTTGTTTCGCTCTAAAAGATTCATTCCGCTTTTATCTCTTTATACTTTATCTCCATCAAAAGTTTGGGGTTTTCGAACCTTATGACCACGTGCCTTGGAAATCTTTTGTTGCCTATCTTCACAAAATCGTCGAAGTCGGCCTCGAGCATCACCCTCTTCTTATCAGGGCCGGTGAACCTTGTATAGACCAGCGGGTTCGCCGTATCGGTCTCGACCTCCATTTCATCTACCGGTCCTCTCAAAAAATATGAGCCTCCGCTTGAGTGGAACTCCTTTGAAACCTGCGCGCCGCCCTTTTCCAGATAAGGCCGACCGATAAGAAGATTAGAGAACGTCATCGGGTCCAGGCTGACATTTCCGACAAGCGGAAGAATAATGTTTCCTTCGTTAAAAGGGACCTTCTTGCCCGTAAGCGGCAACTCTAGATACCCGTCCGGCCCCTTAGCATTTATAGTGGCCACAACGTCGGAAAGTCTTTCGAGGGCGTCTATCCTTAAGCTATCGGGCGAACGGATGGAGATGGTGACGTTACTCGCCCATTTAATATCGCCCTTTTCGGCAACGACATAGGCAAGGGCATGAAATGACCTTAGATCGGATGACATAGTTATCGCCGTTTTAGGTTCGCGTTTGGCGCAGGCGGAGAGTAACAGAAAGCATAGAATCAGAAATAAGAGGCCGAAAGCTGAAAACCGGAAAGATTTAATCCTGCTTCCTGCCTCCTGCTTCTTTCTTCCTCTTCTCAGCACCCTCCCACCTCGCAGATCTTCGCCTTTATCCTTTCAACATCTTCAGGCCTTGCGTCCTTCTTGCCGTTCAATATGTTCAATATCCTTTTATAGACAACAAGCGCCTGTCTATTATCGTTCCTGGCCTTGTCAACGTCACCAAGATGCTCGAGCACCGTGAACTCTTTCGGGAGAAGCCTTGCCGCCTGTGTAAGTATCTCGTGGGCCTTGGTAAGATCGCCCTTCTTGAAGTAAAGCCATCCAAGGCTGTCTAGAATATAGCCGTCGTTCGGCTTTAGCGAGGCGGCGTCCTGCAACATGTTCTCGGCCTCTTCCAGATTCTCTCCCGTCTCAACATAAGTATAGCCGACATAATTAAGCGCGTTGGCGTTCTTTGGATTTATCTCGATCACCTTTAGCATCGTCTCAACCGCGTTATCAATATCCTCCGCCTTGTCGTATGAGACGGCCAAGGCAAAGGCCAGCTTTTCATTATCCGGAAGCTCAGACACCCCCTCCTTCAGAACATCAATTGTCTTTTTCATCTTCTGGTCGGGCTCAAGAAGCGCCGCCATGTAAAGATAAAGATCGGGCTCGTCCTTCCTTTCCTTGATTGCAGACTCTATGGCCCGCACCGCCTCCGCATGGTTCTTGTGCAAAACATGGTACTGGGCCATATTTATTCGGGCGTCCTTGTAGAAGTTTGATTTCACCGGGACCATATTGAAGTGTTCTATTGCTTTATCGGTGTCCCCGGACTCGGCATAGATAACGCCTAGGTAATATCTTATCTTGTCCGATTCGGGGTTCGCCTCAAGAACGCTTTCGAACTTTGCGGCCGCTTTTTTGAAATCGCCCAGTTCATAATATACAAGCGCGATCTTCAGCTGGATAGATATGTCCTCCGGATCGATCTCTTCTATCTCAAGTAGCTTCTTAAGTGCCTTCTTTGTATCCTTTTTATCAAGATAGATCTGGGCAATGGCGGACTGGATCTGGAGGTTGTCCGGTTCCGACTCAAGGACCTTCTGATAATTGGCTATCGCCTTATCGTACTGTTTCAAAAAGGTCCCATAGATGAGGCCTAAATAAAAATAAGGGACCGTTGACTCAGGGTCGGCCTTTGCAAGCCTTTGCATGGTAACCGCCGACTCATTATACCTCTTCATGGCAATATACTCTCTGGAGAGCTGCGTGTAGGCCTCCGCCTCCAGAGGATAATCTCTTATAATTCTCTCTAAAACGTCTACCGCCTCTGCATGTTGTTCCTGGATAGAATAGAGCTTTGCGAGCAGGAGTCGTGCCTGAACCAGTTTTGGAGAGAGTTCAAGCGCCTTTTCAGTGGCCACAACGGCGGCCTCAAGATGCTTTTGGTCCGCCGCATCTATTGCTATCTCATAGTAGAGATAACCGTAATCCGGATACTTATTTATGACGAGCTCCATCTCTTTTCTGGCCGCGTCATATTGGCCTTTTAGGGCCAACTCCTCCGCGTTCAAGAAGTGCATATAAACTTCTGCGGACTCTTTTTCGTCGAGGGTCTCTTTGTGGATACCGTCGGTCACCTTAACAGCGTATCGCTTGCCTCCGTGGGCGCAGGAGAAAAGAAGCAGGAAGCAGGAAGCAAGAAGCAAGAAGTATGATAGAATTTTTCCGGCCTTCTGCGCCTGATTTCCCCTAACATTTCTCATACTTGCGTACATATCACCTCTTCACCCACCAGGCAAGAAATTCCACGTTCCCATCGGCGCCGGTTATGGGGGATCTTGTCAAACCATTTTTCACCCACTTTAAACCGTCTGCGGCCTCCATGACCTTATTTACACACTCCTCTCTCACCTTTTCATCCCTGACTATTCCACCTTTTCCCACCTTGCCTTTGCCCGCCTCAAACTGCGGCTTTATGAGAGCGATGATGTCACCGTCGTTTTGGAGCAATCTATCAACATGCGGCAGGACCTTTTCGAGCGAGACGAAGGAAACGTCGATCACGGCCACTCCCAACTTGTTCAACCTGCCAACTTGTTCAACTTTCCTTATATTCGTCTTCTCCATCACCACCACGCGCGGATCATTTCTTAATTTCCAATCGAGCTGGTTATAACCGACATCGATGGCATAGACCTTTGCCGCACCGTTCTGAAGTAGGCAGTCGGTGAATCCTCCTGTAGATGCCCCGACATCCACGCAGACCCTGTCTTTAACATCTATCTTGAACTCTTTTAGAGCATGAGCAAGCTTCACTCCTCCGCGCCCGACATAGGGATGGTCCTGGCCTGTGATCCTGATAACGGCCTCTTCATTTACAAACTGTCCCGATTTTGTGACAGGGACCTCGTTCACAAGGACACATCCGGCCATAATAAGGCTCTGGGCCTTCTCGCGCGACCGAATAAGGCCTTTTTCGAAGAGGAGCTTGTCTATTCTGATCTTTTTCATGAACTCTGACCCCGGTTCAAATATAGGCAGGTTTTAATGAAAGTATCAACGCCAAGATTCTTGTACCACAACCGCCCGAAACAGCGTTTACTTAACTGAAACCGCTACTGCCCGGTTAAATTGGGAATAGCGAGAGTTGGGATGATATAGCTTTGACGCGTCTTTCCTTTTCACTCTCCGTTGATCACATAAAATCATCACATATGGTCTCGCATATGCAGGCACTTTTGAACATCAGTGAATTACGGACGAAATTTAGGGATTTGGAACATCTATTAATACGGGGCGCCTCTAAAAACCTGTTTGTTCTGTCATTGCGAGCCCCGAAGGGGCGCGGCAATCTCTAAGCAAACACTTGATTTATGGCCCTTCCGGTGTTCAGGATTGAAATGGTCTATCTGGACATCATTTCCCAGCAGATAAACAGGGTGAAGATGGTGCACGGTCATTTTTATCTGGTCGTAGCCAAGCCTCTTTCACCGGAGAGCGATAAAAAGGCCCATTCCGCAGAGCTCAGCCGTATCGAATCAGGGCTTAAAGATGTATTTGGCGAAAAGGCGGTCGTCTTCAAATATGGCTCCAGATTAGTGATAGCCGTACTTGACAGCGATCTTAGGAACACTGAACCCTTTATGGACGCGCTTGATAAGAAGAAAGAGGAAGGGTTCCAAGTGGAGATCATCTCCTATCCACAAGATGGCATAACATCGGAAGAACTTATGGAAAGGGTGCTCGCCAGATATTGAAGGGCACCTCTATAAACCCATTGTTATGTCATTGCGAGGAGCGTCCAGCGACGAAGCAATCTCCATAAATCAAGTGTTTATGGGGGATTGCCGCGCCCCTTCGGGGCTCGCAATGACAGCGTGAGTAGTTTATAGAAGTGCCCTGAAGGTATTATGGAAAGAAAAGTGAACACGAAGAACAAATATGTCATCCCCGCGAAAGCGGGAATCCAGCCGTTCTCAAGGCCGTAGCGTTCAAGAAGCGAGCACGCAGTTTCATATTCTTCCGTTGTCAGGCGGCGATTTATGACGGGATCTTCTGCCGCCTTGTGGGCCGGGAAATATTGGCTCATGAAACTAATGTGGGTCTTTGGTGATATTTCTTCGGATATGAACTTAAGCACCTCTTCTGTCCCTGAAAGCTTGCCGGGTAGAATTAAGTGCCTGATAATAAGCCCTTGTTTGGCGATTCCGTTTTCGTCGAGCTTAAGACCGCCCACCTGACGATACATTTCTTTAACGGACAAGCGGACGACATCCCAATAATTTGCGGCAGATGAATAGTGTTCGGCAATATCATTAGACGAATATTTAATGTCCGGCATGTAAATATCGACCACACCGTCAAGTAGCCGCAACGACTCCATGCCGTCGTATCCGTTCGAATTCCAGACGATGGGGAGATTCATGTGCCCGCTTCTCGACTCCGCTTCGCTTCGCTCGAAAACTATGCTGCTCGAGCGACCCTGCCGCACAGCAGGGGAGTAGAGAACCGATCTCCTGTTTAGCTTTGCAAGATAAAACCCCGCCAGAAATTGTGGTACTACATGTGAACCGGTAACTATATTGATATTGTGACAGCCGCGCGCCGAAAGAGATAACATCATCTCCGCAAGCACCAACGGCCCCGCATCGCTCCCGTTGCCTAACCAGCTTATGGGATAGTTCTGACAGAATTTGCATTTAAGGTTGCATGATCCGAAAAATATCGTCCCGCTCCCCCTTGTCCCTGATATCGGCGGCTCTTCGCCGGCATGGACGTTGTGACTTGCGACCTTTGCCGTCTTCCCCGTGTGGCAAACGCCCGTTTTCCCCTGAATGCGATCGACCCCACAATTTCTAGGGCATAATTTACAAGAACGAAGCGCCGTGTAGGCCAAACCAACCCTTTCTCGTAACTGATCTGAAGAAATGAGCATATAGCCAGCAAATCTAGCAAGGCCAGCAAGGCTAGCAATGGGGAAGTTTTTAACCTTGCTTGCATTGCTGGCTTGAAGCCTTGCTGGCCTTATGACATTGTTATTTTTTAACTCTTCTGGCATCCCAGAACATATAGTAACAAAGGAGCATGACCATCCCAAGTCCCAGCCAGTTTCCCCAATATCCGTCGTTGGCAAGGTCGGGCAGGATATGCAAGTTCTTCTCCTGCTCTATCCATCTGATAAGCGCTGTCACAACGCCTATTAAGGCGCCGCCGGCAACAAGACCGGACGAGACAAGAGTTCCCCTCTCAGTATATCTTGCCTCTAATACTTCGTCCTTCTTTGCCGTCTTTCCAACAAGCCATGAGACCGTTGCTCCAACCAAAAGCGGAAAGTTGATCTCAAGCGGCAGATAGAGACCGAGGCCGACCGCCAAGGGGGCAACCCCAAGCATTTCCATTAATACGGCTATCACCGCGCCCACCGCATATAGGAACCACGGTGCGCCTGTAGACATAAAGCTTCCGATAACGGCCGCCATTGCGTTGGCCTGAGGTGCCGGCAGAGGATGCGGATGTTCCGGAGACGGGGCGTATCCATAGACCTTTGCGAGAAGGACCATGATAGATGCCGTGACCGCGGCGGCGATTACCGAGCCAAATATGTTCGCGATCTGAACCTTCTTAGGTGTCGCGCCGAACCAATATGATATTTTAAGTTGCGTTATTAAAGAACCCGACATCGAAAGCGCCGTGCAGACAACGCCTCCTACAAGCAACGCCGCCACCATCCCCTCTTTGCCCGTCACCCCGGCCTTTGCCATTACAATGATGGTAATAAGAAGAGTAAGCATTGTCATGCCCGAAATGGGCGTCGTACTTATCGTCGCTATCGCGTAGGCCGAGACGCTGTTGAAGAGGAAGGTTAAGAGGAACGTGGAAACAAGGCCTATAGAAGCAAGAACGAACGGGTTGGATTGCCCGGTCAGGACCGAATATCTGAAATAGCACCATATGACAATAAGGTCTACTATGGTCAGGAAAAGGACAAGCGTCATGGGAATGTCGCGCTCGGTCCTTTCAGCTACGCGTTCACCGCCATGCTTGGACCTTGATCTTATAACATCGCCCAGGCCCTCAACCGTCGACTTGTATATGATGGGGATGAACTTGATGATGGCCAGTATCCCCGCCATGAATATTGAACCGATACCTATCATCCTTGCGTATTTGGAATATATGTCACCGGCGCTCATTGCGGCAAAGGTGGTCCCGCCGCCAAGATCGCCGAAATAGGCTATCATGGGGACCAGCACGAACGACGAAAGGATACCGCCGGTCGCCATCATTAAAGTATATCTGATACCTATAATGTAGCCCATTGCGGTTATCGCAGCCCCTGTGCTATTCGAAAATACAACCTTGAACTTGTTCGTAAGTATAGAGCAAGAACCTATTATGTCGGTCGAAAATGTCTCGCGCCATGCCCTGAGCGATACACAGAAAAGGTCATAAACTCCACCGATCAACATTGTATAGACCAGAACAAGCGCGTCGCGTCCGCCTTTTCTGCCGGCCACGAGTATCTCTGCCGTGGCGGTCGCTTCGGGGAACGGGAACTTACCATGCATGTCGGCCACAAAATATCTGCGAAGAGGTATCAATAGCATCACGCCAAGGACAGAACCCAAGAAAGGGATCAGAAACAGCTGAAATGTATTTGTATATTGGTCGAGCCCCATGACATATAGGGCCGGCAGAACAAAGACCGCGCCGCCGGTTATTATGCCTGAGGTTGAGCCGATGGCTATTATCATCACGTTCTCGAGCAACGTGTTCCGGCGTTTGAACATGTAAGAAATGCCTACAGAAAGTATCGCGATAGGTATCGCCGCCTCGAGCCCCGTTCCTATCTTAAGCGTCAGATATGCAATGGCCGCAGAAAAGATAATGCACATTATGATGCCCAAGAACACCGATCTGAACGTTACTTCCGCAACATCGTCGCCGCTTTTGATCATCGGCACATATTTTTCGCCCGGCTTCAACTCGCGCCGCGCATTCTCGGGCAACCCAACATGTTCTTCAGCCATACTAACCCCCGTTATCAAGTTTACAGGTTAGCAAATCCCCAGGTTAAAACCTGCCAACCTGCCAACAAACTTGCTATCCTTTTTTAAAAGATTTGACAAGTACGTTATTGCGGGGCTAATCATCCATTCCATGAAACCGATAAATACAGAAAAAGCCCCCAAGGCCGTAGGTCCTTATTCGCAGGCGATAAAGACGGGAAATCTTATTTTCTGCTCCGGTCAGATACCCATCGACCCGACAACGAACGAGCTAAAGCTATTTGAAGGCGATGTGGCCGCTCAAACCACCTTAGCGCTTTCAAATCTGAAGGCCGTTCTGGCGTCCCAGGGTCTGACCCTTTCGAATGTCGTGAAAACGGGCGTTTTTCTTGCGGATATGAACGATTTTGCCAAGATGAACGAGGTCTATGCGAAAGAATTCGGCGAACACAAACCTGCGCGCGCCTGCATCCAGGCGGCAAGGCTCCCCAAAGATGTCCGGGTCGAGATCGAAGCGATAGCAGAAATCTAAAGCATATTTATTGAACATACAGAAAAGGAGAACGGGATATGATGAATAACACACCGATGGCAGAGCCTTTTAAGATCAAAATGGTCGAACCCATCAAGATGACGACCAGAGAATATCGTTCAAAGGCGATAAAAGAGGCCGGTTACAACACCTTCCTTTTAAAAAGCGAGGATGTCTGGATAGACCTTTTGACCGATTCCGGCACCTCGGCCATGAGCGATAACCAGTGGGCAGGAATGATGTTGGGCGACGAGGCCTATGCCGGAAGCAGGAACTTCTACAACTTAGAAAAGACCATTCAGGACGTTTACGGTTTCAAGCACGTGGTCCCCACACATCAGGGCCGCGGCGCCGAACATATCTTGAGCAAATGCCTCATCAAGTCCGGCGACTATATCCCCGGCAACATGTATTTCACGACCACGCGCCTGCATCAGGAGATGGCCGGCGGGACCTTTGTCGATGTCATCGTAGATGAGGCGCACGAACCAGACGTTGATCATCCGTTCAAGGGAAACATCGACCTTGGGAAACTTGAAAAGCTGGTGGGCCAGGTGGGCGCAAAAAGGGTCCCCTACATCAGCGTTCAGACCTGCGTTAACATGGCGGGCGGCCAGCCGGTGTCTATCGAGAACCTAAAACAGGTCCGCGCGTTCTGCACAAAGCACGGGATAAAAATGGTCCTTGATAATACGCGCACGATCGAAAACGCGCAATTCATCAAAGATCGTGAAAAGGGATATGAAAACAAATCCATTAAAGAGATAGTCCGCGAGATCTGCTCATGTTTTGACGCCTGCACAATGAGCGCCAAGAAAGACTCGCTCGTTAATATCGGCGGCTTCCTTGCAATGAACGATAAGGATTTCTATACCAAGGCCAGCGGCATGTGCGTCATCTTTGAGGGGCTTCATACATACGGCGGCATGGCAGGACGTGACATGGAAGCCGTTTCGCGCGGTATCCATGAATCTATAGATGATAACCATATTGCGTGGAGGATCTCGCAGGTAAGATACCTGGGAGATAAACTGCTTCGCGCCGGAGTCCCTATCGTCGTCCCCATCGGCGGCCACGGAATATTCCTCGATGCCAAGAGATTCCTGCCCCACTTAAAACAGGACCAGTTCCCGGCACAGGCTCTGGCGGCGGAACTTTATACTGGATCGGGTGTTCGCGCAATGGAGCGCGGCATTGTTTCTTCCGGACGCGACAAAAAGACCGGTGACCACAAATATCCAAAACTGGAGCTTGTAAGGCTCACCATCCCCCGAAGGGTCTATACGAACTCGCACATGGACGTGGTTGCCGACGCGGTCATCAAGCTCTACGAGAACCGCAAGAATATTAAAGGCCTCAAAATGGTCTTTGAGCCGGAAGACCTTCGCTTCTTTCAGGCAAGGTTCGAACCTCTCTAAAAATTATCTTAATACCGCGTTTGGGTGGTCTACGGCGAATGAATTGCCGCCGTTCATTGTAGATATGGCGGTGTATGTCTTCTGCAGGAGTTGAACGGCGAACGCGACGTTGTGAATACCTACGCTCCCGTCATTAGCTATCAAATTATGATCAAAGACCGCCCTCCTCACGTCAATAGGGCTTGCGTTCTGTTTAGCCTGCGAGGCGTAGGTAAGACCGGCGACCGTTATCGTTCCGTCGGCAGCCTGCGTTGTGCCCGCGGCGACGTTCACTGTGTCTATGGATTTAATCTTATTGGTAAGGGCAAGTAGCAACCCCTTGTTCTCGTCCTGGATGCCGCCAATAGTTCCATTACCATCATAATCGGCGCGCGCGGTTCGGTTAAGGGAGGTCAAGCCTGTATGACACGGCGTACATGTGGCGGTAAACTCGTTCCCGCCACTAGACATCGCCCACGTGTGCCCGCCAAGCGTCCTATATCCGGCCTCTTCTGCGGTTGGGGCGGTCCCCATGTGACAGGTCACACATTTATTATTTTCGCTTGATTTTGATGCGTCGCCGGAGCCGTTCGCCAGCGTGAACAGGCTCGATGAATGGAATGAATTCTCTGTGAGCGTAAAATCGTATGAACTGTTCGAGAAATGCGTGACGGCGCCAAGGCCTTCCAGCACAAAGGACTGCGGATTATGATGGATCTGGCGGAAATACTGCGTTGCAAGCTGATCTATCGTTTCGCATGCCACATCGGCTGTACCGTCACCGTTGGAATCGCAGTCTATCTCGCCCTTGACATAATAGCCATCATGACATGTGTAACAGACCGCCGCCTCGCCGGCATCTACCTGTGTCCCTGCATCATCTAACATTGTAACAACACCTTTGCGCCGCAACTGTGTTGAGTTGTTGCCGCTTACGGAAGGGAGCCCCGTCATCGGATCGGCCGCCGTGGAATGTGGGTCGTGACATGCCTGGCAGCTGACACCGACATCGTTAGATGTCTGGGCGGTGACCGTGTCGCCTTCGACATATTGAATAAACCCGGCCGTTGTATGACAACGGGCACACCCGGCGCCGGGCCACGAGGACAGGCGATATCTACCGGCGTTGTTCTTTATGCCCGTTTCATTATGTGCCGCAACCTTCCATTCCGCCTCTTGTGAATGGCATTTGCCGCAGATACCTGAATCCCATTTGCTAAAGGCAATTCGCGAGGCGTCACCATTATGATCGGCGCCGGGGCCATGACAATTTTCACACTGCACATTAGTTAAGGGTGCAAGTGTCGGATTATCACTTATGAACTGATCCCATGTGGTCCCGGTAGAAGGAAAACTGTAACCGGCGTCCGTTACAAGGTCATCGAAACCGCCGTTAACCGCCGTCGCCGCCGTGTCATATCCCACCGTATGGCATTCCCAGCAATATGGTTGCGGGGCCTTTGACTTATAAGAGCCTGTCGCCTTCTGGAAGATAACGGAATGGCCGGTCTCCTCCCATTCGGACGTGGTGTCGGGTTCTTCCG from Deltaproteobacteria bacterium CG11_big_fil_rev_8_21_14_0_20_49_13 includes:
- a CDS encoding tyrosine phenol-lyase, with the translated sequence MNNTPMAEPFKIKMVEPIKMTTREYRSKAIKEAGYNTFLLKSEDVWIDLLTDSGTSAMSDNQWAGMMLGDEAYAGSRNFYNLEKTIQDVYGFKHVVPTHQGRGAEHILSKCLIKSGDYIPGNMYFTTTRLHQEMAGGTFVDVIVDEAHEPDVDHPFKGNIDLGKLEKLVGQVGAKRVPYISVQTCVNMAGGQPVSIENLKQVRAFCTKHGIKMVLDNTRTIENAQFIKDREKGYENKSIKEIVREICSCFDACTMSAKKDSLVNIGGFLAMNDKDFYTKASGMCVIFEGLHTYGGMAGRDMEAVSRGIHESIDDNHIAWRISQVRYLGDKLLRAGVPIVVPIGGHGIFLDAKRFLPHLKQDQFPAQALAAELYTGSGVRAMERGIVSSGRDKKTGDHKYPKLELVRLTIPRRVYTNSHMDVVADAVIKLYENRKNIKGLKMVFEPEDLRFFQARFEPL